TTAGTTCCCTGGCCCGATCCTCGCGAAAGTTGAAAAAGATTACTCCATCGTTATCTGTGATTAAGCCAATTGGCTTACCGCTATCGTCTAAAATATTCGTTGGCACAAATTCTTCATCATAAATTTTTTTAGCATAAGAATCTTTGATTGCCTGCATTGGATCTTTATTAGGTTGATCTGACTTGCCAATGGTCATCGCCGAGTAAACCCTTTCTATTCTTTCCCAATGGCTGTCTCTGTCCATGGCATAAAAACGGCCAGAAATTGTTGCTATCTCGCCCAAATTATAACCTTTTAATCCTTCTTGAAGCTGATTTACAAAGTTAATGCCCCTGTTATACTCCGTATCACGGCCATCCAAGAAAACGTGTATATAAAGCTCTTTTATCTTCTGCCTGTTTGCCAAATCCACCAGAGCAGAAAGATGTTCTATATAGCTATGGACCCCGCCGCTGGAAACCAGCCCCATCAGATGAAGCTTAGAATGGTTTTTCTTAACATGGGCGCAAACTTCCAGAAAAGCCTTATTAGTAAAAAAATCCCCATTCCAAATGGATTGGGTTATCCGTGGTAATTTTTGATAAACTATCCTACCTGCCCCAAGGTTCATATGCCCGACTTCAGAATTTCCAGGCTCGCCATACGGCAGACCAACGGCCTCGCCAGAAGCTTGCAAGGTCATGGCTGGATAAAAACTGGAGTAGGAATCAAAATTTGGAGTCTTGGCAGAAGTCACTGCATTACCAATACTCGGCGGAGCAACGCCCCAGCCGTCGAGAATGATGAGGGCAACGGGTTTGGACATAGTTTATTGTTTATCCTTTATCATCTTGAATTAAATTATGGTTAATAAATTATGGTTAATACAATTGTTAATAAATCTGGAGATAATGTCTTTACTGAAAGCATCGTTCAGGGCGCTTAAAGTCATCATTCTGATTATTTAAGTTGTTAATAAGGTTAATAGGCGAGTTAATAGGGTTAATAAGCGACTCGTCGTCATTATTAACTTTATTAACTACTGTATTCCAGCCAAAGGCTGGTCGGCCTTTGGCCGAAACTACTTTATTAACAACCATATTAACCACATTAACCACCGTATTAACTCCATACGTGTTAAACTTTGCCTAACATTCAAACTACAGCAACCCGCTCCGCGTCATCTCCTTGGGCTTCTCCAGTCCGGCTAATTTCAAAATCGTTGGCGCTACATCAGCCAATACGCCGCTAGAGGCTAATTTTTTATTTTTAAGTTTATCACCAACCAGAATAAACGGTACGGGGTTAGTGCTGTGTTTAGTATCAATCTCGCCAGTTTTTAAATTAATCATCTCCTCAACATTTCCATGATCCGCAGTAACAATCAAGATGCCATTCTGGCGCTTAATTTCCTGATACAGGATCCCCACACACTTATCAACCACCTCGCAGGCCTTGACTCCAGCTCTAAGGTTGCCGGTGTGGCCAATCATATCGGGGTTGGCATAATTGAGAGTTATAAAATTATAAACCTTATTTTTTAAATTGTCGATTACCGCTCCAGTAAGTTTAGAGGCAGACATTTCTGGCCTTTCATCATAAGATCTAACGGATGGAGACTGGATTATTATCCGATCTTCTTTATTAACCGGATCCGGGTAACCGCCATTAAAAAAGTAAGTTACATGGGCATATTTCTCGCTCTCGGCAATATATAACTGCCGGTAACCGTTCATAGCCATCGGCAGGGTTCCTAATAAGTCGCGGGCAGGAAAAGCGGTCAAAAGATTGCCTAAATCAGGCCCAAAATCTGTCATCGCTACAAAAAAAAGATTTTTTAAAATTTTTTTTCTTCGGAAAGCCTTGGGATTTTTTTTATTAAAATCACTCTGAACAAAGCACTTGCTAATCTGCCTGGCTCTATCTGACCGCAAATTAAAAAATATAATCGCATCATCGTCTTTAATTAAAACCCGAGGTTTATTGCGCCCTTTAGCGCTATTACTTTTTGCGTCATTCTGGATGATCAAACTCGGAGAAATAAATTCATCATTTTCTTCACGGTTATACGCTCGAATGACTGCCTCGTGGGCATTGGAAAAAGAATAGCCCTCGCCTAATACCAAAGCATTGTACGCTTTCTCTGTCCTCTGCCAATTCTTCCCGCGATCCATAGCATAATACCGACCCATAATACTGGCGATTTGCTCGTTGGGTTCTAGAGTAGCCTCCCATCTTTTTAATAACTTGGCAGCAATAAATTTTGGGGAATCACGGCCATCAGTAAAAAAGTGCCAGTACACGCGCTTCACTTTCATTACTCGCAATAGAGTGATTAAAGCTAAAAGATGGTCTGGATCCATGTGAGCGCTCTGCTGCTCGGAAAGTAAACCCATTAAATGAAGGTCCGAACCATGTTCCTTGACATGGCTAATCGCTCCCAAAAGAGCAGGGTTTTTAAAAAATATACTGGTGGTTATTGTTTGGCCAATTTCCACGGAATCCTGTTCAACAATCCTGCCAGCTCCCAAGTTCATATGTCCGGCCTCGCTGTTGCCATCCTGTTTTCCCGGCAAGCCAACCGAGGTCCCATAAGACTGGAGCGTGGTAAAAGGATAATCTTTAGTCAAAGCATCAATAACCGGGGTCTTGGCTAAAGTAACGGCATTGCCTTTATTCGGCGAGGATAATCCCCAACCGTCAAGAATAGCCAGGACAATCGGCGAGGGGCAATTTTCAGTCTTAGACATATCTAAAAATAATAACAAAAATAAAAATCATAATCCAAATCTACAAATACTACAAATGCTACCAATACTGCGAGAATTCTATTCGGGGCATTCGCCTGCCCGCCAGAGCCACCTTTTTATATAGATGACTTTAGTTGGTGATTGCACCGTCTAAATCTCTACTGACTTATTTCAACTGGCTGTGGCAGGCGGGAATACCTTTGTAGATTTGGATTTTGTTTATATAAAATTTTTTACTTTAGCAAGAATCTCTTCTCCAGTATAATCAGCTTTGACCATATACCCGCGAACGCCCAAAGATATCCCCTCAGAAACACTCTCGTCCTTGTCAACATTGGTAAGAAGAATCACCGGAATGTTTTTTGTTTTGCGGTTCTTTTTCATCCGTCTCAATACTTCTAGACCATCAATTTCAGGCATCAAAATATCAAGGAGGATAAG
This region of Patescibacteria group bacterium genomic DNA includes:
- the gpmI gene encoding 2,3-bisphosphoglycerate-independent phosphoglycerate mutase, which translates into the protein MSKPVALIILDGWGVAPPSIGNAVTSAKTPNFDSYSSFYPAMTLQASGEAVGLPYGEPGNSEVGHMNLGAGRIVYQKLPRITQSIWNGDFFTNKAFLEVCAHVKKNHSKLHLMGLVSSGGVHSYIEHLSALVDLANRQKIKELYIHVFLDGRDTEYNRGINFVNQLQEGLKGYNLGEIATISGRFYAMDRDSHWERIERVYSAMTIGKSDQPNKDPMQAIKDSYAKKIYDEEFVPTNILDDSGKPIGLITDNDGVIFFNFREDRARELTKAFVLPDFKEFVRPKVLKNLFFVTMTEYEKGLPVNIAFYPETINRPLPKILSESGKKQLHVAETEKYAHVTFFFAGGNEKPFKGQDNILVPSPRIPSYAEKPEMSAYEITDKLVKAIADNTYHFIIVNFANPDMVAHTGVFKAGVKAVECVDVCLDRVVKALLAQDGVAVITADHGNVEEMVNLQTGNIDKEHSTNPVPCIIVGKDFFRSGTNNEKPDLTLAAPSGVLADVAPTILKIIGIEKPKEITGQPLI
- the gpmI gene encoding 2,3-bisphosphoglycerate-independent phosphoglycerate mutase gives rise to the protein MSKTENCPSPIVLAILDGWGLSSPNKGNAVTLAKTPVIDALTKDYPFTTLQSYGTSVGLPGKQDGNSEAGHMNLGAGRIVEQDSVEIGQTITTSIFFKNPALLGAISHVKEHGSDLHLMGLLSEQQSAHMDPDHLLALITLLRVMKVKRVYWHFFTDGRDSPKFIAAKLLKRWEATLEPNEQIASIMGRYYAMDRGKNWQRTEKAYNALVLGEGYSFSNAHEAVIRAYNREENDEFISPSLIIQNDAKSNSAKGRNKPRVLIKDDDAIIFFNLRSDRARQISKCFVQSDFNKKNPKAFRRKKILKNLFFVAMTDFGPDLGNLLTAFPARDLLGTLPMAMNGYRQLYIAESEKYAHVTYFFNGGYPDPVNKEDRIIIQSPSVRSYDERPEMSASKLTGAVIDNLKNKVYNFITLNYANPDMIGHTGNLRAGVKACEVVDKCVGILYQEIKRQNGILIVTADHGNVEEMINLKTGEIDTKHSTNPVPFILVGDKLKNKKLASSGVLADVAPTILKLAGLEKPKEMTRSGLL
- a CDS encoding response regulator translates to MKKPKILLIDDEELFRNAMEKTLRQEFEVVVAADGAKGLRLAEKIKPKLILLDILMPEIDGLEVLRRMKKNRKTKNIPVILLTNVDKDESVSEGISLGVRGYMVKADYTGEEILAKVKNFI